A genomic window from Flavobacterium hankyongi includes:
- a CDS encoding DUF853 domain-containing protein, whose amino-acid sequence MSRIEEFTTEINQGYASKGANINLGGAILDGEAYSIPITIPLKTLNRHGLIAGATGTGKTKTIQVLSEQLSQNGIPVLMMDIKGDFSGIAAKGEEKDFIEERHAKINIPFSPKEFPVELMTLSSQDGVRLRATVSEFGPVLFSRILDLNETQAGVIAVIFKYCDDKKMPLLDLKDIKKVMNYITDEGKEEISKEYGKISTATTGTILRKIIELEQQGGDIFFGEKSFEIDDLMRIDENGYGYVNIVRLNDIQDKPKLFSTFMLNLLAEIYNTMPEKGDVDQPELVVFIDEAHLIFNEASDALLDQIETIIKLIRSKGIGVYFITQNPTDIPKGVLAQLGLKIQHALRAFTANDRQAIKQTAENYPISEFYKTDEIITALGIGEALVTALNEKGIPTPLVACMMRAPESRMDILTEKEIGTINSKSKLVEKYSEEIDRESAYEILTKKIEEISEEVAEKEEEKQESKGPSTGEVIGKSVLKVVTSASFIRGAFNVLMKVLKK is encoded by the coding sequence ATGAGCAGAATAGAAGAATTTACCACAGAAATAAATCAAGGATATGCCTCTAAAGGAGCAAATATTAATTTAGGAGGTGCAATACTCGATGGAGAAGCATATAGCATCCCAATAACAATTCCATTAAAGACCTTAAACCGTCACGGACTTATAGCTGGCGCAACAGGTACTGGTAAAACCAAAACAATCCAAGTACTTTCAGAACAGCTATCACAAAATGGAATTCCCGTATTGATGATGGACATTAAAGGAGATTTCTCAGGAATTGCCGCAAAAGGTGAAGAAAAAGACTTTATTGAAGAGAGACACGCTAAAATCAACATTCCCTTTTCTCCAAAAGAATTTCCTGTAGAACTCATGACCCTTTCTTCACAAGATGGTGTTAGACTACGTGCTACAGTTTCTGAATTTGGACCTGTTCTTTTTTCCCGAATATTGGATTTGAATGAAACACAAGCTGGTGTTATTGCTGTAATTTTCAAATATTGTGATGATAAAAAAATGCCTTTATTAGACTTAAAGGACATTAAAAAAGTAATGAATTACATTACAGATGAAGGTAAAGAAGAAATATCTAAAGAGTATGGTAAGATTTCTACAGCAACTACAGGGACAATCCTTAGAAAGATAATCGAATTAGAACAACAAGGTGGTGATATTTTCTTTGGCGAAAAATCATTTGAAATAGATGATTTAATGCGCATTGACGAAAATGGCTACGGTTATGTAAACATCGTCCGTTTAAACGACATACAGGACAAACCAAAACTATTCTCGACTTTCATGCTAAATTTACTAGCTGAAATTTACAACACAATGCCTGAAAAAGGTGACGTTGACCAACCAGAATTAGTCGTATTTATTGATGAAGCACATTTAATTTTTAATGAAGCTAGTGATGCTTTATTGGACCAAATTGAAACAATAATAAAACTGATTCGTTCAAAAGGGATTGGCGTTTATTTCATCACACAAAATCCAACCGATATTCCAAAAGGCGTTTTAGCTCAATTAGGTTTAAAAATCCAACATGCTTTAAGAGCATTTACCGCTAATGACCGTCAAGCGATAAAACAAACTGCAGAAAACTATCCTATTTCTGAATTTTACAAAACCGATGAAATAATTACCGCATTAGGGATTGGAGAAGCTTTAGTTACTGCACTAAACGAAAAAGGTATCCCTACACCTCTTGTAGCCTGTATGATGCGTGCTCCTGAAAGCCGAATGGACATTTTGACTGAAAAAGAAATTGGAACAATAAATTCAAAATCAAAATTAGTTGAAAAATATTCAGAAGAAATTGACAGAGAAAGTGCTTATGAAATACTGACTAAAAAAATAGAAGAAATTTCGGAAGAAGTAGCCGAAAAAGAAGAAGAGAAACAAGAAAGTAAAGGCCCTAGTACAGGTGAAGTGATTGGAAAATCGGTTCTAAAAGTCGTTACCAGTGCAAGTTTTATTCGCGGAGCATTTAATGTATTGATGAAAGTATTGAAGAAATAG
- a CDS encoding energy transducer TonB — MKKITILILSFLCINLVFSNKIDKIVEAPIPFESVEVKPMFPGGINEFMKFVMKNYQVPEEEDGGSATGVVQVSIIIDVDGSVSKIDILKDVGSAGKEIKRVLSKCPKWTPGRQKGQNVPVVYNFPITIK, encoded by the coding sequence ATGAAGAAAATTACTATTTTGATTTTATCTTTTTTATGTATTAACCTAGTTTTTTCTAATAAAATAGATAAAATTGTGGAAGCACCAATACCTTTCGAATCAGTAGAGGTTAAGCCAATGTTCCCTGGAGGAATAAATGAGTTCATGAAATTCGTAATGAAAAACTACCAAGTTCCTGAAGAGGAGGATGGAGGAAGTGCAACAGGAGTTGTTCAAGTAAGTATTATAATCGACGTCGATGGATCGGTAAGTAAAATAGATATACTTAAGGACGTTGGTAGTGCAGGTAAGGAAATCAAAAGAGTTTTGTCTAAATGTCCTAAATGGACACCAGGTAGACAAAAAGGACAAAATGTTCCAGTTGTTTATAACTTCCCTATAACAATTAAATAA
- a CDS encoding energy transducer TonB: protein MKLDIFKSQWLDLVFEGRNKKYGAYVLRKENPKTSLRSLLLGGIVFSIAVSAPKLIELIPSSDEAKNSLDEKVVLVNMEKPKENLPPPPPKKIEPPKPKIDEVKFVEPKVVEAKKVTEEIKTIEELKDKNIAEKDIKGDKDADFKIDKPSGEAEKTVEVVDNNVYSSAGIEVQPEFPGGAAGFAKYVQKNYRTPEVEQDLKGRVFVEFVVEKDGSLTDIKVIRDLGFGTGAEAIRMLKNAPKWSPGEQNGKKIRVRYSLPIMLDIRTE from the coding sequence ATGAAATTAGATATATTCAAATCACAGTGGTTAGACTTAGTTTTTGAAGGACGTAATAAAAAATATGGAGCTTACGTATTACGTAAAGAAAATCCAAAAACTTCTTTACGTTCGTTATTGCTTGGAGGAATTGTATTTTCAATTGCGGTGAGTGCACCTAAATTGATTGAATTGATTCCTAGTAGTGATGAAGCAAAGAATTCTTTAGATGAAAAAGTGGTTTTGGTAAATATGGAAAAACCAAAAGAAAATTTACCACCTCCACCACCTAAAAAAATTGAACCACCAAAGCCTAAGATTGATGAGGTTAAATTCGTTGAACCTAAAGTTGTAGAAGCTAAAAAGGTAACGGAAGAAATTAAAACAATTGAAGAGCTTAAAGACAAAAATATCGCCGAAAAAGATATTAAAGGTGATAAAGATGCGGACTTTAAAATAGACAAACCATCGGGTGAAGCTGAAAAAACTGTAGAAGTTGTAGATAACAATGTATATAGTTCAGCAGGTATCGAAGTACAACCAGAATTCCCTGGAGGTGCTGCTGGTTTTGCTAAATATGTTCAAAAGAACTACCGTACTCCAGAAGTTGAACAAGATCTTAAAGGACGTGTATTTGTTGAATTCGTTGTTGAAAAAGACGGAAGTTTAACAGATATCAAAGTTATTAGAGATCTTGGATTCGGAACAGGAGCAGAAGCAATCAGAATGCTTAAAAATGCACCTAAATGGAGTCCAGGTGAACAAAATGGTAAAAAGATTCGTGTTAGATATAGTTTGCCAATTATGTTAGACATTAGAACAGAGTAA
- a CDS encoding tetratricopeptide repeat protein has product MNKIKFFSVVFLALGYTSFAQDVDAAKKAIDGEQYEKAKSILKEAVKNTPDNGKAAFLLGNVYLSQNLQDSAKIFFDKGLKAKEFAAYNYIGLGQIDLDNGNASAAQFNFDQATKDMKKKDLEQYVYIGKAYTNSDNPNFKKAVEVLNRAKAINMNDAQTLLALGDAYYRDKNQNEAYAAYRNAAAADPSLLRAKMQLGVLLKGAKAYTEAKAALDKVLAENPNYGPVHRELAETYFGIALADKSKYKEYTAKALESYEKYMSLTDYSLASRMRHADFLIVAKDYKALEKEALEMKKLDNVNPRILRYLGYSSYENGNIDAAISALTEYTSNSKNKIIGRDYLYLGMAQLKKAIPAVSGDAKPVIDETLYNTAVENFKKAVGLDKPMANELNDIGKVYFDQKLYKYAAGIYEVATSNPNSQNYLYDNFFLGYSLYFEYASKDVKKPEVLEALKKADVAFGNVNVASPTTQDAHIYRARVNGLLSEAAAKDQMAKSYEEFVKVVTAKGPETVEKNKSKFVESYQELARYYAKTDKVKSNDYIAKALALEPTNTDTLNLQKLLK; this is encoded by the coding sequence ATGAATAAAATTAAATTTTTCAGCGTTGTTTTCTTAGCACTAGGATACACTTCTTTTGCTCAAGATGTTGATGCAGCTAAAAAAGCAATCGATGGTGAACAGTATGAAAAAGCCAAATCAATATTAAAAGAAGCTGTAAAAAATACTCCGGACAATGGTAAAGCAGCTTTTTTATTAGGAAATGTGTATTTAAGTCAAAATCTTCAGGATTCTGCAAAGATATTTTTTGATAAAGGATTAAAAGCAAAAGAATTTGCAGCTTACAATTATATTGGATTAGGCCAAATTGATTTAGATAATGGAAATGCTTCTGCAGCTCAATTCAATTTTGATCAAGCTACAAAAGACATGAAGAAGAAGGATTTGGAACAGTATGTATATATTGGAAAAGCATATACTAACTCAGATAATCCTAATTTCAAAAAAGCAGTTGAAGTTTTAAATAGAGCAAAAGCAATCAACATGAATGATGCTCAAACTTTATTAGCACTTGGTGATGCCTATTATAGAGATAAAAATCAAAATGAAGCTTATGCTGCTTATCGTAATGCAGCTGCAGCTGATCCTTCTTTATTAAGAGCTAAAATGCAATTGGGTGTATTACTTAAAGGGGCAAAAGCTTATACAGAAGCAAAAGCAGCTTTAGATAAGGTTTTAGCTGAAAATCCTAATTATGGTCCAGTTCATCGCGAATTAGCTGAAACTTATTTTGGTATTGCCTTGGCAGATAAATCAAAGTATAAAGAATATACAGCTAAAGCATTAGAAAGTTATGAGAAATACATGAGTTTGACTGATTATTCTTTGGCTTCTCGTATGCGTCATGCAGATTTCTTGATTGTTGCTAAAGATTACAAAGCTTTAGAAAAAGAAGCTCTTGAGATGAAAAAATTGGATAATGTAAATCCTAGAATTTTACGTTACTTAGGTTACTCATCTTATGAAAATGGAAACATTGATGCTGCAATTTCTGCTTTAACAGAATATACATCAAATTCAAAAAACAAAATTATTGGTCGTGACTACTTGTATTTAGGTATGGCACAACTTAAAAAAGCAATTCCAGCTGTAAGTGGTGATGCTAAACCGGTAATTGATGAAACTTTATATAATACAGCTGTTGAGAATTTTAAAAAAGCAGTTGGTTTAGACAAGCCAATGGCTAATGAATTAAATGATATAGGTAAAGTATATTTTGACCAAAAATTATATAAATATGCTGCTGGAATTTATGAAGTTGCTACTTCAAACCCAAATTCACAAAACTATTTGTATGATAATTTCTTCTTAGGATATTCTTTATACTTTGAGTATGCAAGTAAAGATGTGAAAAAGCCAGAGGTTCTTGAAGCTCTTAAAAAAGCAGATGTAGCTTTTGGAAATGTTAATGTTGCATCTCCAACAACTCAAGATGCTCATATTTATAGAGCGAGAGTTAATGGTTTGTTGTCAGAAGCTGCTGCTAAAGATCAAATGGCTAAGAGTTATGAAGAGTTTGTAAAAGTTGTTACAGCCAAAGGGCCAGAAACTGTTGAGAAAAATAAATCTAAGTTTGTTGAATCTTATCAAGAATTAGCAAGATATTATGCTAAAACGGATAAAGTAAAGTCTAATGATTATATTGCTAAAGCTTTAGCATTAGAACCTACAAATACAGACACATTAAATCTTCAAAAATTATTGAAATAA
- a CDS encoding aminotransferase class V-fold PLP-dependent enzyme — protein MKSLFQIDDSITFLNHGSFGSCPKPIFDEYIGFQKELETEPVSFIQMKQPHYLKTAKKALAEFIHCSEKDFFFIPNPTVAINTVMRSLNLEFGDEILATDHEYGAMDRTWNFYCKKSGAKYIRQPITLPVKSKEQLLEEFWKGYTENTKVVFLNHFSSATALIFPVKEICDKARELGLITIIDGAHVPGHVDLNLSELNPDYYTGTLHKWMLAPKGSSFLYVRRELQNSLDPLVVSWGYESLAPSDSQFLDYHEYQGTNDVAQYLCTPMVIAFLEENNWKEVSKKSKQIVLENYKRFCDLLGTQPICPITEEFLGQMASVPVKTDKPAELKAILYDKYKIQIPVMPLNENIYVRYSINGYNSQEDLDKLYQALEEIIAKTDLIKK, from the coding sequence ATGAAATCCCTTTTTCAAATTGATGATTCAATTACCTTTTTAAACCATGGATCTTTTGGTTCATGTCCAAAACCAATCTTTGACGAATATATAGGTTTTCAAAAAGAATTAGAAACTGAGCCAGTGAGTTTTATTCAAATGAAACAACCTCATTATCTGAAGACAGCTAAGAAAGCTCTGGCAGAATTTATTCATTGTTCCGAAAAAGATTTTTTCTTTATTCCTAACCCAACTGTGGCAATTAATACGGTAATGAGAAGTTTAAATCTTGAGTTTGGTGACGAGATTTTAGCTACAGATCATGAGTATGGTGCTATGGATAGAACATGGAATTTTTACTGCAAGAAAAGTGGTGCAAAATATATTCGCCAACCTATTACTTTACCAGTTAAATCTAAAGAGCAGCTCTTAGAAGAATTTTGGAAAGGTTATACTGAAAACACCAAAGTAGTTTTCTTAAATCATTTTTCAAGTGCAACAGCTTTAATATTTCCAGTTAAAGAAATTTGCGACAAAGCTCGAGAACTTGGATTGATAACAATTATTGATGGTGCCCATGTTCCAGGACATGTCGATTTAAATCTTTCTGAATTGAATCCTGATTATTATACAGGGACGTTACATAAATGGATGCTGGCGCCTAAAGGGAGCTCATTTTTATATGTTCGTAGAGAATTGCAGAATTCTCTTGACCCATTAGTGGTGAGTTGGGGCTATGAAAGTTTAGCTCCAAGCGATAGTCAATTTTTAGATTATCATGAATACCAAGGAACTAATGATGTTGCTCAGTATTTATGTACTCCTATGGTTATTGCGTTTTTAGAAGAAAATAATTGGAAGGAAGTTTCTAAAAAATCTAAACAAATAGTTCTAGAAAACTATAAGCGTTTTTGTGATTTGTTAGGAACCCAACCAATATGCCCAATTACAGAAGAATTCTTGGGGCAAATGGCTAGTGTTCCTGTTAAAACAGATAAACCTGCTGAACTTAAAGCAATTTTGTATGACAAATACAAAATTCAAATTCCTGTTATGCCATTAAACGAAAATATCTACGTTAGATATTCTATCAATGGTTATAATTCACAAGAAGATTTAGATAAGTTGTATCAAGCATTAGAAGAGATTATTGCTAAAACTGATTTGATTAAAAAATAG
- a CDS encoding MotA/TolQ/ExbB proton channel family protein, whose product MANNVKKEKSSNSNGGDIFSGLVIVACIVVGWLVWKFVMGAPSNFEGGNPEGHPLPGNYLGMVYKGGAIVPVLMGLLLMVVVFSFERFAVISKAAGKGNLDAFMKKVQASVNGGDIDGAIDACDKQKGSVANAIKAGLVKYNQVKAEGFSSEEATETIHKEIEEATSLEMPMLEKNLTILSTLVSLGTLAGLLGTVTGMIKAFGALATSGTPDQAMLANGISEALINTATGISTSALAIVVYNFFTSKIDTLTYSIDEAANAIVNTYRRFKGSLK is encoded by the coding sequence ATGGCAAACAACGTTAAAAAAGAAAAAAGTTCAAATTCAAACGGAGGAGATATTTTCTCTGGTCTTGTAATCGTAGCATGTATCGTAGTAGGATGGTTAGTATGGAAATTCGTTATGGGAGCTCCATCTAATTTTGAAGGAGGAAATCCAGAAGGTCATCCACTACCAGGAAACTATTTAGGAATGGTTTACAAAGGAGGGGCTATCGTACCTGTTTTAATGGGCTTATTATTGATGGTAGTTGTTTTCTCATTTGAGCGTTTCGCAGTTATTTCTAAAGCTGCTGGTAAAGGTAATTTAGATGCTTTCATGAAAAAAGTTCAGGCTAGTGTAAATGGTGGTGATATCGATGGTGCTATCGATGCTTGTGACAAACAAAAAGGTTCTGTTGCAAATGCTATCAAAGCTGGTTTAGTAAAATATAACCAAGTTAAAGCTGAAGGTTTTTCTTCTGAAGAAGCTACAGAAACTATTCACAAAGAAATTGAAGAGGCAACTTCATTAGAAATGCCAATGTTAGAGAAAAACTTAACAATCTTATCTACTTTAGTATCTTTAGGTACATTAGCAGGATTATTAGGAACAGTAACAGGTATGATCAAGGCGTTTGGTGCATTAGCTACTTCAGGTACTCCTGACCAAGCGATGTTAGCAAACGGTATTTCTGAGGCGCTTATCAACACTGCAACTGGTATCTCAACTTCTGCTTTAGCTATTGTTGTTTATAACTTCTTTACTTCTAAAATTGATACATTAACGTATTCAATTGACGAAGCTGCAAACGCGATTGTAAATACTTACAGACGTTTCAAAGGAAGCTTAAAATAA
- a CDS encoding YkgJ family cysteine cluster protein yields the protein MLKPSLQEIQKLAKDKHNENKKYFDKLKKKAPKNIDYVMQELHDAEFKRTDCLQCANCCKTTGPLFTSADIERIAKHFRQKQQQFIDQYLRIDEDNDYVLQSVPCTFLDAENYCMIYDVRPKACREFPHTDRKKFQQISNLTLKNVAICPAAYNIVEEMKKKMPL from the coding sequence ATGCTGAAGCCTTCATTACAAGAAATACAAAAACTAGCCAAAGATAAGCATAACGAAAACAAAAAGTATTTCGACAAGCTTAAAAAGAAGGCGCCAAAAAATATTGATTATGTCATGCAGGAATTGCATGATGCGGAATTTAAGCGTACCGATTGTTTACAATGTGCCAATTGCTGCAAAACTACTGGGCCATTATTTACATCGGCAGATATTGAACGAATCGCAAAGCACTTTCGTCAAAAACAGCAACAATTCATAGATCAATATTTGCGAATTGACGAAGACAATGATTATGTCTTACAGAGTGTACCCTGTACTTTCCTAGATGCAGAGAATTATTGTATGATTTATGATGTGCGTCCAAAAGCATGTCGTGAATTTCCACATACAGACAGAAAAAAGTTTCAGCAAATATCAAATCTGACTTTAAAGAATGTAGCGATTTGTCCTGCGGCTTATAATATAGTAGAAGAAATGAAAAAGAAAATGCCACTCTAG
- a CDS encoding 7-carboxy-7-deazaguanine synthase QueE, translating to MLAKETQLAVEKGEMLPLMEEFYTIQGEGYHTGTAAYFIRIGGCDVGCHWCDVKESWNAELHPPTHIGIIVDNAKKYAETVVVTGGEPLTWDMSQLTSQLKGAGLRVHIETSGAYSVSGSWDWFCLSPKKTKLPVDEAYEIANELKVIIYNKHDFIFAEEQAEKVNDDAILFLQPEWSKKEEITPLIVDYVMNNPKWRVSLQTHKYLNIP from the coding sequence ATGCTTGCAAAAGAAACACAGTTGGCTGTCGAAAAAGGAGAAATGTTGCCTTTAATGGAGGAATTTTACACCATTCAAGGAGAAGGATACCATACTGGTACTGCTGCATATTTTATAAGAATTGGTGGTTGTGATGTAGGTTGTCATTGGTGTGATGTAAAAGAGAGTTGGAATGCAGAACTTCATCCGCCAACACACATTGGAATAATTGTTGACAATGCAAAAAAATATGCTGAGACAGTTGTAGTTACAGGCGGAGAGCCATTAACTTGGGATATGTCACAATTGACATCTCAATTAAAGGGAGCAGGTCTTAGAGTGCACATTGAAACTTCTGGGGCTTATTCTGTTTCTGGATCTTGGGATTGGTTTTGTTTATCTCCTAAAAAAACCAAACTTCCTGTAGATGAAGCCTATGAAATAGCAAATGAATTAAAAGTTATTATTTATAATAAGCATGATTTTATTTTTGCAGAAGAGCAAGCCGAAAAAGTAAATGATGATGCTATTTTATTTTTGCAACCAGAGTGGAGTAAAAAAGAAGAAATAACACCTTTAATTGTAGATTATGTAATGAACAATCCTAAATGGAGAGTTTCGCTTCAAACACATAAATATTTAAATATTCCTTAA
- a CDS encoding class I SAM-dependent methyltransferase has product MKDLFGKAILDYQTNNSPEDLITETNISEADEMSVEYLFRSYKEMPKLEQKALQLSKGKILDIGCGAGSHAIYLQEKGFDVTGIDISPNAIEACKLRGVKNAFTKNVLDLNSDEKFDTILLLMNGTGIFGTLKETTKYLQILKSLLTEKGQILIDSSDLIYMYNQDEDGAFEIPANGYYGELTFTVHYKEETEKSFPWLYIDYNTLQNACHANGLQCELVLEGKHFDYLAKLY; this is encoded by the coding sequence ATGAAGGATCTTTTCGGTAAAGCCATATTAGATTATCAAACCAATAATTCCCCAGAAGATTTAATTACAGAAACCAATATTTCAGAAGCAGATGAAATGTCGGTTGAATATTTATTTCGTTCCTACAAAGAAATGCCGAAATTGGAACAGAAAGCATTACAGCTTTCAAAAGGAAAAATATTGGATATAGGTTGTGGCGCTGGAAGTCATGCTATTTACTTACAAGAAAAAGGATTTGACGTTACTGGAATAGACATTTCTCCAAATGCTATTGAAGCATGTAAACTGAGAGGTGTTAAAAATGCTTTTACTAAAAACGTATTGGATTTGAATTCTGACGAGAAATTTGACACCATTTTACTTTTAATGAATGGGACAGGAATTTTTGGCACACTAAAAGAAACTACAAAATACCTTCAAATACTGAAATCGCTTCTTACAGAAAAAGGACAAATACTGATTGATTCCTCTGACTTGATTTATATGTATAACCAAGATGAAGATGGTGCTTTTGAGATTCCAGCCAATGGTTATTATGGCGAACTAACTTTTACTGTACATTATAAAGAAGAAACCGAAAAATCCTTTCCTTGGTTATATATAGATTATAACACACTACAAAATGCCTGTCATGCAAACGGTTTACAGTGTGAATTAGTTTTGGAAGGAAAACATTTTGATTATTTAGCGAAATTATATTAA
- a CDS encoding substrate-binding domain-containing protein, with protein sequence MDETILPIIEDQVMVFENQYDAKIKLVGKSEMEIVKLLSEGKYDLAILTRSLSPGEAKVFDEKKIKPKETLLAMDAVAFIANKSDGDIKIDLNDISAFMQEKDQSKFAGLVFDNANSSTVAYMKKVAGVQQLPKEKIYSFNNNNEVIEFVSKNKGMIGVVGVNWISQPLPEFQSIVDKVSVLEVKAKNGNFVQPTQDQIGRQTYPATRVIKMLNYQGYSGLGMGFASFVAGEIGQRIILKSGLVPMRMPSRNIIVRKEIEKK encoded by the coding sequence GTGGATGAAACAATTTTGCCAATAATTGAAGACCAGGTAATGGTTTTTGAAAATCAATATGATGCCAAAATTAAGCTTGTTGGAAAATCAGAAATGGAAATTGTAAAACTTCTATCTGAAGGTAAGTATGATCTTGCAATTTTAACAAGGTCTCTGTCTCCAGGAGAAGCAAAAGTTTTTGATGAAAAGAAAATTAAGCCGAAAGAAACGCTTCTGGCTATGGATGCAGTGGCTTTTATTGCCAATAAGTCCGACGGAGATATTAAAATTGATTTGAATGATATTTCGGCTTTTATGCAAGAAAAGGATCAATCAAAATTTGCTGGATTGGTTTTCGATAATGCTAATTCTAGTACAGTAGCTTACATGAAAAAAGTAGCTGGTGTTCAGCAACTTCCTAAAGAGAAAATTTATTCATTCAACAATAATAACGAAGTAATTGAGTTTGTTTCTAAGAACAAGGGAATGATTGGAGTTGTTGGGGTTAATTGGATTTCTCAACCACTGCCAGAATTTCAAAGCATCGTTGATAAAGTTAGTGTTTTGGAAGTAAAGGCAAAGAATGGTAACTTTGTACAACCTACTCAAGATCAAATTGGACGACAAACGTACCCAGCTACTCGTGTTATAAAAATGTTAAATTATCAAGGATATTCTGGTTTAGGTATGGGATTTGCTTCCTTTGTTGCTGGAGAGATTGGTCAACGTATAATTCTTAAATCTGGATTAGTTCCCATGAGAATGCCAAGTCGTAACATTATAGTTCGAAAAGAAATTGAAAAAAAGTAA
- a CDS encoding energy transducer TonB: MKRIILFLIVLFAQQIVLAQAPMSVVNKTAAIPFETVENQPIFPGGNNEFIKFIGKNFRVPDVEDFSGGVLKVSFVIEVNGSIADVKIINDLGHGTADEIKRVLSLCPKWTPGDQNGKPARVLFTLPVTIRN, from the coding sequence ATGAAAAGAATTATACTCTTTTTGATTGTATTATTTGCTCAGCAAATAGTATTAGCGCAGGCACCTATGAGTGTAGTTAACAAGACTGCAGCTATCCCTTTTGAAACGGTTGAAAACCAGCCAATTTTTCCTGGTGGAAATAACGAGTTTATTAAATTTATAGGTAAAAACTTCAGAGTACCTGATGTAGAAGACTTCTCTGGAGGTGTTTTAAAGGTTAGTTTTGTTATTGAAGTAAATGGTTCGATTGCAGATGTCAAAATTATTAATGACTTAGGTCATGGAACTGCAGATGAGATAAAAAGAGTATTGTCTTTGTGTCCTAAATGGACTCCAGGTGATCAAAATGGTAAACCGGCAAGAGTTCTTTTTACACTACCAGTTACAATAAGAAATTAG
- a CDS encoding ExbD/TolR family protein, protein MAELNTDAGGGKKGDKKVRSKKSNSKVDLTAMVDLAFLLITFFMLTTSLSKPQSMNLGMPDKPKPDDPKPPVVDVADDRSMTILLGENNKVKWYMGQFSAPLEGPEDSSYGKEGIRKEILEKVKSVPAKYNDPKKGLIVIIKLDKKTNYKNMVDILDEMAIAKVPTYAIVDLPKEEKALLDK, encoded by the coding sequence ATGGCAGAATTAAATACCGACGCCGGCGGTGGCAAAAAAGGCGACAAAAAGGTAAGAAGTAAGAAATCGAATTCAAAGGTAGATTTAACTGCAATGGTTGACTTAGCATTCCTTTTAATTACGTTCTTCATGCTTACTACCTCGTTGTCAAAGCCGCAGTCGATGAACTTGGGAATGCCGGATAAGCCAAAACCTGATGATCCTAAGCCTCCTGTAGTTGACGTGGCTGATGATCGAAGTATGACTATTTTATTAGGTGAAAACAATAAGGTAAAATGGTATATGGGACAATTCTCAGCTCCTCTTGAAGGACCAGAAGATTCGTCTTATGGTAAAGAAGGAATTCGTAAGGAGATTTTAGAAAAAGTAAAATCTGTTCCGGCAAAATATAATGATCCTAAAAAAGGATTAATTGTAATTATTAAGCTTGATAAGAAAACCAACTATAAAAATATGGTTGACATCTTAGATGAAATGGCAATTGCTAAAGTTCCTACGTATGCGATTGTAGATTTGCCTAAGGAGGAAAAAGCTTTACTAGATAAATAA
- a CDS encoding ExbD/TolR family protein has protein sequence MAVKTQKKAGAIDMTAMCDVAFLLLTFFILTATAKQPEPLTVETPNSTVQTKLPETDLATLTVGDGKVFFGVLGRDVRVRTLEMMGQKYGIAFSPEERQRFALMDGFGVPIANLKQIIAMNGSERNQPGLQPGIPKDSLNNELKEWIYNARIANTELHQQELKFAIKGDAKLEYPNIKKVMDILQEQEVNSFNLVTGLRGENF, from the coding sequence ATGGCAGTAAAAACGCAAAAAAAAGCTGGTGCTATCGACATGACGGCGATGTGTGACGTGGCTTTCCTATTGCTTACTTTCTTTATCTTAACCGCTACTGCAAAACAGCCAGAGCCGTTAACTGTAGAAACACCTAACTCTACTGTGCAAACTAAATTGCCAGAAACAGATTTAGCGACACTTACAGTTGGTGATGGAAAAGTGTTCTTCGGTGTTTTAGGAAGAGATGTAAGAGTAAGAACTTTAGAGATGATGGGTCAAAAATACGGTATCGCATTCTCTCCAGAAGAAAGACAACGTTTTGCTCTAATGGATGGTTTTGGTGTGCCAATAGCAAATTTGAAACAAATAATTGCTATGAATGGTTCAGAAAGAAATCAACCAGGATTGCAACCAGGGATTCCTAAAGATTCATTAAACAATGAATTAAAGGAATGGATTTATAACGCTCGTATAGCAAATACTGAATTACATCAGCAAGAATTAAAATTCGCTATTAAGGGTGATGCTAAGTTAGAGTATCCAAACATTAAAAAAGTAATGGATATTTTGCAAGAACAAGAGGTAAACAGTTTCAATTTGGTAACTGGTTTACGCGGAGAAAATTTCTAA